The following are encoded together in the Anopheles nili chromosome 3, idAnoNiliSN_F5_01, whole genome shotgun sequence genome:
- the LOC128726329 gene encoding uncharacterized protein LOC128726329 isoform X2, which yields MMNGLKGRPVAELRTTSGAENGGATLYNSGYPPSPSDVEDVSGVFHADNVAILHEAGSIPDRKMSLPRKCCFVASLVVCFLALVVFLWIIPCSDELSCPARAERVKTQNWIRNYEKIELKGVINVVEGVHGKSKNLVFMYRGDKLFPEFDESYRRRNGIISLVGSSGKVAWYDQMINEPKSIDCTLLDADRSGAPDCLVLDEYGQLECIDPLSGEWLWHAEGYNKRSNAGRQSDMLDFPLLIPDVDGDGVHDLLFVTSSSETKHNRLVMISGRKGVMIGDSYAVKECLYVHKLMLDEELNVKFNCVKEKSEQQKAKSLPELYKLIHRKALDMRVVRRMPTDLPQHKFYGQRRNTEKQRTITNVGGKQLVVENRGKCPENCSTSVLMTEEATGEVLWNVSGRQLYGMQPVRLTFTSFGADNRSTMYGFVIKFWEWSQRDPDNRSTRFRRAVHALKDDVSQRFVHQRAWIGPPGLDAISKTSSSARGQNQTTAPSRPTGVFRTRMRFLKETIKLIVFNASYTKIENTSQSNVIQFCREAVNGDTTEALCQPDLNYQENSLLIADLDDDGSQELVSYYSTFVKTATNEADGMGAGVGVGPGATMKLKTYVQLLRLESELPKLYSPSVTVEVDTSGSERSG from the exons ATGATGAATGGGTTGAAAGGACGACCGGTAGCGGAGCTAAGGACGACGTCCGGGGCCGAAAATGGGGGCGCTACACTGTACAACAGTGGTTATCCACCGAGCCCGAGCGACGTTGAGGACGTAAGCGGAGTGTTTCACGCCGACAACGTGGCCATCCTGCACGAGGCTGGTTCGATTCCGGACCGGAAGATGTCACTCCCGCGGAAGTGCTGCTTCGTGGCATCGCTGGTCGTGTGTTTTCtggcgttggtggtgtttCTCTGGATTATTCCCTGCTCGGATGAGCTGTCCTGTCCCGCCAG GGCGGAACGCGTAAAGACGCAGAACTGGATACGCAACTACGAGAAAATCGAGCTGAAAGGCGTGATAAATGTGGTCGAGGGTGTGCACGGCAAGAGCAAGAATCTTGTCTTCATGTACCGCGGTGACAAGCTGTTCCCGGAGTTCGACGAGTCGTATCGGCGCCGGAATGGCATCATCTCGCTGGTCGGCAGTTCCGGCAAGGTGGCGTGGTACGATCAGATGATAAACGAACCAAAAAGCATCGACTGCACGCTGCTCGACGCGGATCGGAGCGGTGCACCGGACTGTTTAGTGCTGGACGAGTACGGTCAGCTGGAGTGCATCGATCCGCTATCCGGTGAGTGGCTTTGGCATGCCGAGGGCTACAACAAGCGCAGCAACGCCGGTCGGCAGAGTGATATGCTTGATTTCCCGCTCCTGATACCGGATGTCGATGGGGACGGTGTGCATGATCTGCTGTTCGTGACAAGCTCTAGTGAAACGAAGCATAACAGGCTGGTGATGATATCCGGGAGGAAGGGCGTCATGATCGGGGATTCGTACGCCGTCAAAGAGTGCCTGTACGTGCACAAACTGATGCTGGATGAGGAGCTGAACGTGAAGTTCAACTGCGTGAAGGAGAAATCCGAGCAGCAGAAGGCGAAATCGCTCCCAGAGCTGTACAAGCTGATTCACCGGAAGGCACTCGACATGCGCGTGGTCCGTCGTATGCCCACGGATTTACCCCAGCATAAGTTCTACGGGCAGCGGCGCAACACCGAGAAGCAGCGCACGATTACGAACGTCGGTGGCAAACAGTTGGTGGTAGAAAACCGGGGTAAATGTCCGGAAAACTGCTCCACTTCGGTGCTGATGACGGAGGAAGCCACCGGTGAGGTCCTTTGGAACGTGTCCGGTCGTCAGCTGTACGGAATGCAACCGGTGCGTCTTACCTTCACCAGTTTCGGTGCCGACAACCGGTCCACGATGTACGGGTTCGTGATCAAGTTCTGGGAGTGGAGCCAGCGTGATCCGGACAACAGGAGCACCCGGTTCAGGCGTGCAGTGCATGCCTTAAAGGATGATGTCTCGCAGCGATTCGTACACCAACGAGCCTGGATTGGTCCTCCCGGGTTGGATGCCATCTCGAAGACGTCTTCATCAGCACGTGGTCAAAATCAGACGACCGCACCTTCGCGTCCAACCGGTGTGTTCCGGACGCGCATGCGTTTCCTCAAGGAAACGATCAAACTGATCGTGTTCAACGCGTCCTACACCAAAATCGAAAACACAAGCCAAAGCAACGTGATCCAGTTCTGCCGGGAGGCGGTTAACGGCGACACAACGGAGGCCCTTTGCCAACCGGACCTGAACTACCAGGAAAATTCACTCCTTATCGCCGACCTGGACGATGACGGCTCCCAGGAGCTGGTGTCGTACTATTCGACGTTCGTAAAGACGGCCACCAACGAGGCAGATGGAATGGGAGCTGGCGTGGGTGTGGGACCGGGTGCGACGATGAAGCTGAAGACGTACGTGCAGTTGTTGCGGCTTGAGTCGGAACTTCCGAAGCTCTACTCGCCGTCGGTGACCGTGGAAGTGGACACCTCCGGTAGCGAGCGAAGTGGTTAA
- the LOC128726329 gene encoding uncharacterized protein LOC128726329 isoform X1: MPNSDSSGGIYSPLPQTTQTDSESEEELLHRTITVRRLSERKLNGGTVGAGGVRGVATAIMMNGLKGRPVAELRTTSGAENGGATLYNSGYPPSPSDVEDVSGVFHADNVAILHEAGSIPDRKMSLPRKCCFVASLVVCFLALVVFLWIIPCSDELSCPARAERVKTQNWIRNYEKIELKGVINVVEGVHGKSKNLVFMYRGDKLFPEFDESYRRRNGIISLVGSSGKVAWYDQMINEPKSIDCTLLDADRSGAPDCLVLDEYGQLECIDPLSGEWLWHAEGYNKRSNAGRQSDMLDFPLLIPDVDGDGVHDLLFVTSSSETKHNRLVMISGRKGVMIGDSYAVKECLYVHKLMLDEELNVKFNCVKEKSEQQKAKSLPELYKLIHRKALDMRVVRRMPTDLPQHKFYGQRRNTEKQRTITNVGGKQLVVENRGKCPENCSTSVLMTEEATGEVLWNVSGRQLYGMQPVRLTFTSFGADNRSTMYGFVIKFWEWSQRDPDNRSTRFRRAVHALKDDVSQRFVHQRAWIGPPGLDAISKTSSSARGQNQTTAPSRPTGVFRTRMRFLKETIKLIVFNASYTKIENTSQSNVIQFCREAVNGDTTEALCQPDLNYQENSLLIADLDDDGSQELVSYYSTFVKTATNEADGMGAGVGVGPGATMKLKTYVQLLRLESELPKLYSPSVTVEVDTSGSERSG, translated from the exons ATGCCCAATAGTGACTCGTCCGGTGGTATATACTCCCCTCTTCCACAGACGACACAAACCGATTCCGAGAGTGAGGAAGAACTGCTGCATCGCACAATCACCGTCCGACGGTTATCGGAACGCAAGCTTAACGGTGGAACCGTTGGTGCTGGCGGAGTGCGAGGCGTTGCGACGGCAATCATGATGAATGGGTTGAAAGGACGACCGGTAGCGGAGCTAAGGACGACGTCCGGGGCCGAAAATGGGGGCGCTACACTGTACAACAGTGGTTATCCACCGAGCCCGAGCGACGTTGAGGACGTAAGCGGAGTGTTTCACGCCGACAACGTGGCCATCCTGCACGAGGCTGGTTCGATTCCGGACCGGAAGATGTCACTCCCGCGGAAGTGCTGCTTCGTGGCATCGCTGGTCGTGTGTTTTCtggcgttggtggtgtttCTCTGGATTATTCCCTGCTCGGATGAGCTGTCCTGTCCCGCCAG GGCGGAACGCGTAAAGACGCAGAACTGGATACGCAACTACGAGAAAATCGAGCTGAAAGGCGTGATAAATGTGGTCGAGGGTGTGCACGGCAAGAGCAAGAATCTTGTCTTCATGTACCGCGGTGACAAGCTGTTCCCGGAGTTCGACGAGTCGTATCGGCGCCGGAATGGCATCATCTCGCTGGTCGGCAGTTCCGGCAAGGTGGCGTGGTACGATCAGATGATAAACGAACCAAAAAGCATCGACTGCACGCTGCTCGACGCGGATCGGAGCGGTGCACCGGACTGTTTAGTGCTGGACGAGTACGGTCAGCTGGAGTGCATCGATCCGCTATCCGGTGAGTGGCTTTGGCATGCCGAGGGCTACAACAAGCGCAGCAACGCCGGTCGGCAGAGTGATATGCTTGATTTCCCGCTCCTGATACCGGATGTCGATGGGGACGGTGTGCATGATCTGCTGTTCGTGACAAGCTCTAGTGAAACGAAGCATAACAGGCTGGTGATGATATCCGGGAGGAAGGGCGTCATGATCGGGGATTCGTACGCCGTCAAAGAGTGCCTGTACGTGCACAAACTGATGCTGGATGAGGAGCTGAACGTGAAGTTCAACTGCGTGAAGGAGAAATCCGAGCAGCAGAAGGCGAAATCGCTCCCAGAGCTGTACAAGCTGATTCACCGGAAGGCACTCGACATGCGCGTGGTCCGTCGTATGCCCACGGATTTACCCCAGCATAAGTTCTACGGGCAGCGGCGCAACACCGAGAAGCAGCGCACGATTACGAACGTCGGTGGCAAACAGTTGGTGGTAGAAAACCGGGGTAAATGTCCGGAAAACTGCTCCACTTCGGTGCTGATGACGGAGGAAGCCACCGGTGAGGTCCTTTGGAACGTGTCCGGTCGTCAGCTGTACGGAATGCAACCGGTGCGTCTTACCTTCACCAGTTTCGGTGCCGACAACCGGTCCACGATGTACGGGTTCGTGATCAAGTTCTGGGAGTGGAGCCAGCGTGATCCGGACAACAGGAGCACCCGGTTCAGGCGTGCAGTGCATGCCTTAAAGGATGATGTCTCGCAGCGATTCGTACACCAACGAGCCTGGATTGGTCCTCCCGGGTTGGATGCCATCTCGAAGACGTCTTCATCAGCACGTGGTCAAAATCAGACGACCGCACCTTCGCGTCCAACCGGTGTGTTCCGGACGCGCATGCGTTTCCTCAAGGAAACGATCAAACTGATCGTGTTCAACGCGTCCTACACCAAAATCGAAAACACAAGCCAAAGCAACGTGATCCAGTTCTGCCGGGAGGCGGTTAACGGCGACACAACGGAGGCCCTTTGCCAACCGGACCTGAACTACCAGGAAAATTCACTCCTTATCGCCGACCTGGACGATGACGGCTCCCAGGAGCTGGTGTCGTACTATTCGACGTTCGTAAAGACGGCCACCAACGAGGCAGATGGAATGGGAGCTGGCGTGGGTGTGGGACCGGGTGCGACGATGAAGCTGAAGACGTACGTGCAGTTGTTGCGGCTTGAGTCGGAACTTCCGAAGCTCTACTCGCCGTCGGTGACCGTGGAAGTGGACACCTCCGGTAGCGAGCGAAGTGGTTAA
- the LOC128726330 gene encoding 40S ribosomal protein S13 yields the protein MGRMHAPGKGISKSALPYRRSVPSWLKLNADDVKEQIKKLGKKGMTPSQIGIILRDSHGVAQVRFVNGNKVLRIMKAVGLKPDIPEDLYFLIKKAVSIRKHLERNRKDIDSKFRLILIESRIHRLARYYKIKAVLPPNWKYESSTASALVA from the exons ATGGGTCGTATGCACGCTCCCGGAAAGGGTATTTCCAAATCCGCTCTACCGTACCGTCGTTCCGTGCCGTCGTGGCTGAAATTGAACGCCGATGATGTGAAGGAGCAGATCAAAAAGCTCGGCAAAAAGGGCATGACTCCGTCGCAGATCGGCATCATCCTGCGAGATTCCCACGGTGTTGCCCAAGTGCGCTTCGTGAATGGCAACAAG gTGTTGCGTATCATGAAAGCCGTGGGTCTGAAGCCCGACATTCCGGAGGATCTGTACTTCCTGATCAAGAAGGCCGTCTCGATCCGCAAGCACTTGGAGCGCAACCGTAAGGACATCGACAGCAAGTTCCGCCTGATTCTGATCGAGTCCCGCATCCACCGCTTGGCCCGGTACTACAAGATTAAGGCAGTTCTGCCGCCAAACTGGAAGTACGAATCGAGCACTGCTTCCGCTCTGGTCGCCTAA
- the LOC128727421 gene encoding kynurenine 3-monooxygenase, which produces MATTSDKYKRTNTNGMQHQPLDVAIVGGGLVGSLLALHLGQKGHEVNLYEYREDIRTAELVIGRSINLALSARGRRALAEVGLEEALLDHGIPMSGRMLHDLNGNRKIVPYDANTNQCIYSVGRKHLNEVLLNAAETYPNIHLHFNHKLVNADLTEGTLSMVDPSTKEVKNAKADLIVGCDGAYSAVRKEIVKRPRYDFSQTYIEHGYLELCIPPTATGEFAMPHNYLHIWPRGKFMMIALPNQDRTWTVTLFMPFTHFHSITDQERLLDFFRQYFPDAIELIGRERLVKDFFKTKPQPLVMIKCRPYHVDAKALIIGDAAHAMVPFYGQGMNAGFEDCSVLTELFNEHGADLTRILPAFSDRRWEDAHAICDLAMYNYIEMRDLVTKRSYLFRKKLDEFLFWLMPNTWVPLYNSVSFSHMRYSKCIANRAWQDKILTRVMYGGAFASVAAIGFGCYRHVTIGQLQKLSTAVLHTFQQLKVPQLSAQ; this is translated from the exons atggccaccacgAGCGACAAATATAAGCGTACAAATACGAACGGTATGCAGCATCAACCCCTGGACGTGGCCATCGTTGGCGGTGGATTG GTTGGTTCGCTGTTGGCGCTGCACCTGGGCCAGAAAGGCCATGAAGTGAATCTGTACGAGTACCGGGAAG ATATTCGCACGGCCGAACTGGTCATCGGACGTAGTATCAACTTAGCCTTGTCGGCTCGCGGGCGCCGTGCTCTGGCCGAGGTAGGCCTAGAGGAAGCCCTGCTGGATCACGGCATACCAATGTCTGGCCGGATGCTACACGACCTGAACGGTAACCGGAAGATCGTACCGTACGACGCGAATACGAACCAGTGCATCTACTCCGTCGGTCGAAAGCATCTGAACGAGGTGCTGCTTAACG CTGCTGAGACGTACCCGAACATTCACCTGCATTTCAACCACAAGCTGGTCAACGCCGATCTGACCGAGGGCACGCTGTCTATGGTCGA CCCATCGACGAAGGAGGTTAAGAACGCCAAAGCCGACCTGATCGTCGGTTGCGATGGAGCATACAGTGCCGTCCGGAAGGAGATCGTCAAGCGACCTCGGTACGACTTCAGCCAGACGTACATCGAGCACGGTTACCTCGAGCTATGCATACCTCCAACGGCCACTGGCGAATTCGCGATGCCTCATAACTATCTGCACATCTGGCCGCGTGGCAAATTCATGATGATTGCGCTGCCAAACCAGGACCGCACCTGGACGGTGACGCTGTTCATGCCGTTCACGCACTTCCACAGCATTACCGATCAGGAGCGTCTGTTGGACTTCTTCCGGCAATACTTCCCGGACGCGATCGAGCTGATCGGACGTGAGCGGTTGGTGAAGGATTTCTTCAAAACGAAACCCCAACCATTGGTAATGATCAAGTGCCGCCCGTACCACGTGGACGCGAAAGCACTCATCATCGGTGACGCGGCACATGCGATGGTTCCGTTCTACGGTCAGGGTATGAACGCTGGTTTCGAGGATTGCAGTGTGCTGACGGAACTGTTCAACGAACATGGTGCTGATCTGACGCGCATCCTGCCCGCGTTCAGCGATCGACGTTGGGAGGATGCCCATGCCATTTGCGATCTTGCTATGTACAATTATATCGAG ATGCGCGATTTGGTCACCAAACGTTCCTACCTGTTCCGGAAGAAGCTGGACGAGTTCCTGTTCTGGTTAATGCCAAACACCTGGGTTCCGCTCTACAACTCGGTCTCATTCTCTCACATGCGCTACAGCAAGTGCATCGCCAACCGTGCCTGGCAGGATAAG ATTCTTACACGCGTTATGTATGGTGGCGCATTTGCTTCAGTTGCAGCCATCGGTTTCGGGTGCTATCGACACGTGACCATCGGACAGCTCCAGAAGCTATCAACAGCGGTTTTACACACGTTTCAGCAGCTGAAAGTGCCGCAGCTAAGTGCCCAATAA
- the LOC128722469 gene encoding 2-acylglycerol O-acyltransferase 2-A-like produces the protein MGKIEWAPLNVPLRRRLETLSTALWMWLILFGELGMLISYFLLLIYGNLFIKTLCVIYGYFIYTDRKVTLNGGRGQGVKWFRDLFWWRLYQSYFPAKLHKTVDLDPNRNYIFAAFPHGVLGLGAFINFATNATGFHKNFPKIRSRPVTLNFHFMIPFFREILLSWGLVSANQNSILSLLKASNKSDHPLNEDGFTSNAVVIVVGGAAESLHCRPNNYTLVLRKRKGFCKLALKAGTPLVPVMTFGEVDLFDQPPNPPGSKLRRFQEFVKNTTGIAPAAFVGRGFFQYSYGLIPRRKPLNTVVGAPVEVPQVDNPTNEQVDEVHERFCRALDDLFETNKPRFIADHKTVKLVLE, from the exons ATGGGGAAAATCGAATGGGCACCTTTGAACGTGCCTTTGAGAAGGAGACTCGAGACTTTATCCACCGCCTTGTGGATGTGGTTGATCCTTTTCGGTGAACTGGGCATGCTAATATCCTATTTTCTCCTGCTG ATCTACGGCAATTTGTTCATCAAAACCCTGTGTGTCATTTACGGGTATTTCATCTACACCGATCGCAAAGTCACACTCAACGGAGGTCGTGGCCAAGG AGTAAAATGGTTCCGCGATCTGTTTTGGTGGCGGCTCTACCAGAGCTACTTTCCGGCGAAGCTGCACAAAACGGTTGATCTTGATCCCAACCGGAACTACATCTTTGCAGCATTTCCCCACGGCGTGTTGGG ACTGGGAGCGTTCATCAATTTCGCCACCAATGCGACCGGTTTCCACAAAAACTTCCCCAAAATTCGTTCGCGACCCGTGACCCTCAACTTCCACTTCATGATCCCGTTCTTCAGAGAGATCCTGCTGAGCTGGGGACTCGTGTCGGCCAACCAGAACAGCATTCTGAGCCTACTAAAGGCATCAAACAAGTCAGACCACCCGCTCAACGAGGATGGGTTCACTTCGAACGCCGTCGTGATCGTCGTCGGTGGAGCGGCCGAATCCTTGCACTGCCGACCGAACAACTACACGCTGGTTCTGCGCAAACGAAAAGGCTTCTGCAAGCTAGCCCTCAAAGCCGGCACGCCACTCGTACCGGTCATGACGTTCGGTGAGGTGGACCTATTCGATCAGccaccaaacccacccggtTCGAAGCTGCGCCGGTTCCAGGAGTTCGTCAAAAACACGACCGGAATCGCACCGGCTGCATTCGTTGGCCGTGGTTTCTTCCAGTACAGCTACGGATTGATCCCACGGCGGAAGCCCCTCAACACCGTCG TTGGTGCTCCGGTAGAGGTGCCCCAGGTGGACAACCCTACCAACGAACAGGTCGATGAGGTGCACGAGCGATTCTGCCGGGCTTTGGACGATTTGTTCGAAACCAACAAACCGCGCTTCATAGCCGATCACAAAACTGTGAAACTTGTGCTAGAGTAA